One part of the Desulfurobacterium pacificum genome encodes these proteins:
- a CDS encoding hydantoinase/oxoprolinase family protein has product MIIIGVDTGGTFTDFIYKKDNEWGVLKIPSTPHNPAEAVLKGIQLIAESEKKNVVHGSTVATNAVLERKGAKTAFITNRGFEDILFIGRQNREKLYDLHYRKPVPLIPSSLVFGVKGRITSKGEEIEPLDVEELQRIAEALKKEKVESVAVSFLFSFLNPSHEEKAFEILNSYGFDVSISSRIVPEFREFERSSTTLINAYVMPKMKKYISFLESHLGNEDRLSIMQSNGGIISSTTAKEQPVRTILSGPAGGVTGAWKIGSAAGYDKLITFDMGGTSTDVSLIDGKPTITTEAKIEGYPIKVPVIDIHTVGAGGGSIAKIDAGGALSVGPESAGADPGPICYGKGEKITVTDANLFLGRLVPDYFLGGKMKLYPERIIPYFEKMAEEAGLSPVELAKGIIDVANAKMEKAIRVISIERGYDTREFSLFSFGGAGGLHAAFLAKALNIPQVIVPLNPGILSAMGMLLSDVVKDYSLTVMVRDEELSLQTLDEFFKVLEDRAFEELISEGIEEENIFLERFVDVRYRGQSFELIVPFSENFVDDFHREHEKVYGYSSPEREVEVVNVRLRATGRVEKPKLEKFSLASEKVPDEAVLCRRKAFFDDWMEVPVYDRSKLLPGNRIKGAAIIVEYSSTTVVPPFAEVFVDEYKNLIVGV; this is encoded by the coding sequence ATGATTATCATTGGTGTTGATACTGGCGGAACGTTTACAGATTTTATATATAAAAAGGACAATGAATGGGGCGTTTTAAAAATCCCCTCCACCCCTCACAACCCTGCCGAAGCAGTCCTCAAAGGTATTCAACTCATTGCCGAAAGTGAAAAGAAAAACGTCGTTCACGGTTCAACCGTTGCCACAAATGCCGTTCTTGAAAGGAAAGGGGCAAAAACTGCTTTTATCACAAATAGAGGTTTTGAAGACATCCTTTTTATAGGAAGGCAGAACAGAGAAAAACTTTACGACCTTCACTACCGAAAGCCTGTTCCTCTTATTCCTTCCTCTTTGGTTTTTGGCGTTAAGGGAAGAATAACTTCAAAAGGCGAAGAGATAGAACCGTTAGATGTTGAAGAGTTACAACGCATTGCTGAAGCTCTAAAAAAAGAAAAAGTTGAATCTGTTGCCGTTTCTTTCCTTTTTTCTTTTCTCAATCCTTCCCACGAAGAAAAAGCTTTTGAAATTTTAAACTCTTATGGTTTTGATGTTTCTATATCCAGCAGAATAGTTCCAGAGTTTAGAGAGTTTGAAAGGAGTTCTACTACGCTAATTAACGCCTACGTTATGCCGAAAATGAAGAAATACATTTCATTTCTTGAAAGCCATCTTGGTAATGAAGACAGACTTTCCATCATGCAGTCAAACGGTGGGATTATTTCTTCTACAACTGCAAAAGAGCAACCTGTAAGAACGATACTTTCAGGTCCGGCAGGTGGCGTTACCGGCGCCTGGAAAATCGGCAGCGCAGCAGGATACGATAAACTGATAACCTTTGACATGGGCGGAACTTCTACGGACGTTTCCCTTATAGACGGAAAGCCGACAATAACGACAGAAGCAAAGATAGAAGGCTATCCGATAAAAGTTCCCGTTATAGACATTCACACAGTTGGAGCAGGTGGCGGTTCAATAGCAAAGATAGACGCTGGCGGGGCTTTATCCGTTGGACCAGAAAGTGCAGGTGCAGACCCGGGACCTATATGCTACGGAAAAGGCGAAAAGATAACCGTTACCGATGCAAACCTCTTTTTAGGGCGACTCGTTCCTGACTACTTTTTAGGCGGAAAAATGAAACTCTATCCGGAAAGGATTATTCCTTACTTTGAGAAAATGGCAGAAGAGGCGGGGCTTTCACCCGTAGAGCTTGCTAAAGGCATTATTGACGTTGCCAACGCAAAGATGGAAAAGGCTATAAGGGTAATTTCTATAGAAAGAGGATACGATACGAGAGAGTTTTCTCTCTTTTCTTTCGGCGGAGCAGGCGGGCTTCACGCCGCGTTTCTTGCAAAAGCGCTTAACATTCCCCAGGTTATCGTTCCGCTGAATCCCGGGATACTTTCTGCTATGGGTATGCTTTTGTCGGATGTGGTTAAGGACTATTCCCTTACGGTTATGGTCAGGGATGAAGAATTATCCTTGCAGACGCTTGATGAATTCTTTAAGGTTCTTGAAGATAGGGCTTTTGAAGAGCTTATAAGTGAAGGGATTGAAGAGGAAAATATTTTTTTAGAAAGGTTTGTTGATGTCCGTTATAGGGGACAGTCTTTCGAACTGATAGTTCCCTTTTCAGAAAACTTTGTAGATGACTTCCACAGAGAACATGAAAAGGTTTACGGATATTCCTCGCCAGAAAGGGAAGTTGAAGTAGTTAATGTAAGGTTAAGGGCAACTGGAAGAGTTGAAAAGCCAAAACTGGAGAAATTTTCTTTAGCTTCAGAGAAAGTCCCTGATGAGGCTGTTCTGTGCAGAAGAAAAGCGTTCTTTGATGATTGGATGGAAGTTCCCGTTTACGACAGAAGTAAACTTCTTCCAGGTAATAGAATAAAAGGTGCAGCGATAATTGTTGAATACAGCTCAACGACGGTTGTTCCACCCTTTGCAGAAGTTTTTGTAGATGAGTATAAAAACTTAATAGTTGGTGTTTGA
- a CDS encoding hydantoinase B/oxoprolinase family protein — protein MQKVNPILLEIFRNRFSSVAEEMGVVLQRTAFSPNIKERRDFSCAVFDENGELVAQAAHIPVHLGSMPLSVKSVIENLDLKEGDMAVLNDPFMGGTHLPDVTVVAPVYVGGKVAFYVANRAHHADIGGFSPGSMPLSNSIFQEGLRIPPLKIVKSGEINEEVMNFICANVRTPEERRGDFASQIMANRTGIKRLKEIIEKYSLEEVKRYSAALMDYSEKIMRKTIENIPDGVYEFEDFMEDDGLGAKDVKIKVKIVIKGDKAVVDFSESDLQVEGSINSVRAITLSAVLYVFRCLVKEDIPVNAGCMRPITVITKKGTIVDAEFPAAVSAGNVETSQRIVDVLLGALSKALPDFIPAASQGTMNNVTFGGINPETRKPFTYYETIGGGMGAWAGGDGESAVHSHMTNTLNTPVEAIEFEYPVRVLKYRIRKGSGGKGLHKGGDGIEREFLFLTDVEVTVISERRRIPPYGLFGGEPGLEGENEVVKGGKREKRGGKFTEKLSAGDILTIKTPGGGGWGNLK, from the coding sequence TTGCAAAAAGTTAACCCCATACTTCTTGAAATTTTTAGAAATAGGTTTTCTTCTGTTGCTGAAGAGATGGGCGTTGTGCTTCAAAGGACGGCGTTTTCACCAAACATAAAGGAGAGGCGGGATTTTTCCTGTGCTGTCTTTGATGAGAATGGAGAATTAGTGGCGCAGGCTGCACATATTCCCGTCCATCTTGGTTCCATGCCCCTCTCTGTTAAATCGGTTATAGAAAACCTTGACCTTAAAGAAGGTGACATGGCAGTTTTGAACGACCCGTTTATGGGAGGGACGCATCTTCCGGACGTTACGGTTGTTGCGCCTGTTTATGTTGGTGGAAAAGTTGCCTTTTACGTTGCGAATAGAGCACACCACGCAGATATAGGGGGATTTTCGCCCGGTTCCATGCCTCTTTCAAATTCCATCTTTCAGGAAGGTTTGAGAATTCCGCCGCTGAAGATTGTGAAAAGTGGTGAGATTAACGAAGAAGTTATGAACTTTATATGTGCCAACGTGAGGACGCCGGAAGAGAGGCGGGGGGATTTTGCTTCTCAAATAATGGCTAACAGAACGGGAATAAAGAGGCTCAAAGAAATCATTGAGAAGTATTCGCTTGAGGAAGTGAAAAGATACAGCGCTGCTTTAATGGATTATTCTGAAAAGATAATGAGAAAGACAATAGAAAACATACCAGACGGCGTTTACGAGTTTGAAGATTTCATGGAAGACGATGGGCTTGGGGCAAAAGACGTTAAAATCAAAGTAAAAATTGTTATTAAAGGGGATAAAGCTGTTGTTGACTTTTCTGAATCTGACCTGCAGGTTGAAGGCAGTATAAACAGCGTTAGAGCCATAACTCTTTCTGCGGTTCTTTACGTTTTCAGATGTCTTGTAAAAGAGGATATCCCCGTAAATGCAGGTTGCATGAGACCTATTACGGTTATAACGAAAAAAGGGACGATAGTTGATGCAGAATTTCCGGCTGCTGTATCAGCAGGTAACGTTGAGACATCGCAAAGGATAGTGGATGTTCTGTTGGGCGCTCTATCTAAAGCTCTTCCAGATTTTATTCCTGCTGCCAGTCAAGGGACGATGAACAACGTTACGTTTGGCGGAATTAATCCTGAAACAAGGAAGCCTTTTACTTACTACGAAACGATTGGCGGTGGAATGGGTGCCTGGGCAGGTGGCGACGGTGAAAGTGCTGTTCACTCTCATATGACTAACACTCTAAATACGCCGGTAGAAGCTATTGAGTTTGAGTATCCGGTGAGAGTTTTGAAATACAGGATAAGGAAAGGTTCTGGCGGTAAAGGTCTGCACAAGGGGGGAGACGGGATAGAAAGAGAATTTCTCTTCCTTACAGATGTTGAAGTAACGGTAATTTCCGAAAGGAGAAGGATTCCCCCTTACGGCTTATTCGGCGGAGAACCGGGGCTCGAAGGGGAAAACGAAGTTGTAAAAGGTGGCAAGAGAGAAAAGAGAGGAGGAAAGTTTACAGAAAAACTTTCTGCCGGCGACATCCTAACGATAAAAACTCCTGGTGGTGGCGGTTGGGGTAACCTAAAATGA
- a CDS encoding sulfide-dependent adenosine diphosphate thiazole synthase: MQNLNEITISKAIIKTFMEKLEEHLETDVAIVGGGPSGLVAAYYLARKGFKVSLFERKLSIGGGMWAGAMFFNQIVVQEMGKSILDEFGVSYREFEPGYYVTDAVEAVTTIASKAVKAGAVVFNGVTAEDVVLKKVDGNYRVCGLVINWSTVDMNHLMVDPLVITAKYVIDATGHDATVVSTLQRKAGIRLNTETGCVVGEKPLWASVGEEDTVKNSREVFPGIYVSGMAANATCGSHRMGPVFGGMLMSGKKVAEEIAEKLMKEV; the protein is encoded by the coding sequence ATGCAAAACCTAAACGAAATTACCATTTCTAAAGCTATCATCAAGACGTTTATGGAAAAGTTGGAAGAACATCTTGAAACGGACGTTGCCATTGTAGGGGGAGGACCTTCCGGACTTGTGGCAGCTTATTACCTTGCCAGAAAGGGATTCAAAGTTTCTCTCTTTGAGAGAAAGCTCTCCATCGGCGGTGGAATGTGGGCTGGTGCTATGTTTTTCAATCAGATTGTTGTTCAAGAAATGGGAAAAAGCATTTTAGACGAATTCGGCGTTTCTTACAGGGAGTTTGAACCGGGTTATTACGTTACCGACGCGGTTGAAGCTGTTACCACGATAGCTTCAAAGGCTGTTAAGGCAGGCGCTGTCGTTTTTAACGGCGTAACGGCTGAAGACGTTGTTCTTAAAAAAGTTGACGGTAATTACAGGGTTTGCGGGCTCGTTATAAACTGGTCAACGGTTGATATGAACCACTTAATGGTTGACCCTCTTGTTATTACTGCTAAATACGTTATTGATGCTACTGGTCACGATGCGACGGTTGTTTCTACACTGCAGAGAAAAGCGGGTATAAGACTTAACACCGAAACGGGCTGTGTTGTTGGAGAGAAACCTCTGTGGGCTTCTGTTGGAGAAGAAGATACGGTTAAGAACAGCAGAGAAGTATTCCCAGGTATTTACGTGAGCGGTATGGCAGCAAACGCTACGTGCGGAAGCCACAGGATGGGACCAGTCTTTGGCGGAATGCTCATGTCTGGTAAAAAGGTTGCGGAAGAGATAGCGGAAAAGTTAATGAAGGAGGTGTAA